A genomic stretch from Desulfotignum balticum DSM 7044 includes:
- a CDS encoding potassium-transporting ATPase subunit F, with translation MAYLVFAIINPEKF, from the coding sequence ATGGCATATCTTGTCTTCGCCATCATAAACCCGGAAAAATTCTAA
- a CDS encoding sigma-54-dependent transcriptional regulator, with amino-acid sequence MLNILIIDDEANIRKMLTVCLESRGHRVTAVSNGRDARAEADRQVFDLAFVDLRLGTENGLDLIPPILGACPWIKIVVITAFASIDTAVEAMRRGATDYIPKPFTPEQVQIVTDRVATVRSMEQRIATLKEDLERLHPDVSFSSRHPGMQRAVELARQVATSEAVVLLRGPSGTGKTVLAHAIHGWSRRADKPFGTISCPTLSPDLLESELFGHVKGAFTGALRDNPGRVASCEGGTLFLDEIGDLPLTLQPKLLRFIQDREYESVGDQRTKRADVRIVTATNTDLDKAVQDGRFREDLYYRLNVIQIDLPPLADRPDDVEALAKNMLEFFSAQNHKILKGYSDTAITALRQYSWPGNIRELRNVVERAAILCNTDTVQVEHLPVSVAPHTPPVQLGDHVSLKTMEEQHIRRVVATTKTLQDAADILGIDQATLWHKRKQYGI; translated from the coding sequence ATGTTAAACATACTAATCATCGATGACGAGGCCAATATCCGCAAGATGCTTACGGTCTGCTTGGAATCACGCGGCCATCGCGTAACTGCCGTAAGCAACGGAAGGGACGCCAGAGCCGAGGCGGACCGGCAGGTCTTCGACCTGGCGTTTGTCGATTTGCGGCTGGGAACGGAGAACGGGCTTGATTTGATTCCTCCAATTCTCGGCGCATGTCCCTGGATCAAGATTGTTGTCATCACGGCTTTCGCATCCATTGATACCGCTGTTGAAGCCATGCGGCGGGGGGCGACCGATTATATCCCCAAGCCCTTTACGCCTGAACAGGTCCAGATTGTCACCGACCGCGTGGCGACCGTTCGCAGCATGGAGCAACGAATTGCGACACTGAAGGAAGATTTGGAACGATTACACCCGGATGTTTCGTTTTCATCCCGGCATCCCGGCATGCAACGAGCCGTGGAACTCGCGCGGCAAGTGGCCACATCGGAGGCGGTTGTCTTGCTGCGTGGTCCCAGTGGAACGGGAAAGACAGTACTGGCTCATGCCATTCATGGCTGGAGTCGCCGAGCGGATAAACCATTCGGAACCATTTCATGCCCGACCCTCAGTCCCGATCTTCTCGAGAGTGAGCTTTTCGGTCACGTGAAGGGTGCTTTTACCGGTGCGCTCCGCGATAATCCCGGCCGCGTCGCCTCCTGCGAGGGCGGCACCCTGTTCCTTGATGAAATCGGTGATCTGCCCCTGACGCTTCAACCCAAGCTGCTGCGCTTCATACAGGACCGGGAATATGAGAGTGTGGGAGATCAGCGGACGAAAAGGGCGGATGTTCGCATCGTAACGGCAACCAACACCGATCTTGATAAGGCGGTTCAGGATGGGCGTTTTCGTGAAGACCTTTATTACCGACTGAATGTGATTCAGATCGACTTGCCACCCTTGGCTGATCGCCCGGACGATGTGGAAGCTTTAGCGAAGAATATGCTGGAATTCTTCAGCGCACAAAACCACAAGATACTGAAGGGCTACAGCGACACGGCTATCACTGCTCTGCGTCAATACTCCTGGCCGGGCAATATTCGGGAACTGCGTAACGTTGTCGAGCGTGCCGCCATCCTCTGCAACACCGATACTGTTCAAGTCGAGCATCTACCCGTTTCGGTTGCTCCGCATACCCCCCCAGTTCAATTGGGCGATCATGTTTCCCTGAAGACGATGGAGGAGCAACACATCCGCCGGGTTGTCGCCACCACAAAGACCCTCCAGGACGCCGCCGATATTCTTGGTATCGACCAAGCCACCCTCTGGCATAAACGCAAGCAGTACGGCATCTGA
- the kdpB gene encoding potassium-transporting ATPase subunit KdpB, with the protein MNNHTNESVALKFERRKARKASLFEKSLVRTAGKQAIAMLKPWIMARNPVMFITEVGAILTTIVLIKDVVQGSSGTFYTLAVTVILWLTVLFANFAEALAEARGKAQANTLKQTRSKTLARRLVNGTDEQVSSDELREGDVVLVVAGEIIPSDGEVIEGAASVDESAITGESAPVVREAGGDRSGVTGGTRVLSDQIKIRITAGAGESFLDRMIALVEGAVRQKTPNELALTVTLAGLTLAFLMVTGALWPIGRYFDVDLPIPTLIALLVCLIPTTIGALLAAIGLAGMDRALSANVLAKSGKAVELAGDIDTLLLDKTGTITMGDRQATEYHPLPGVTKEQLAEAAMCASFGDQTPEGKSIVRLGEEILGPGAPEEAPQAKLIPFTAQTRLSGLDFPDGRSFRKGASDAVCAYIREQNTIIPEEIKGLVDDVARQGSTPIVVAEGNKMLGVVALSDVLKPGIRDRFERLRAMGLRVVMVTGDNPLTAAAIAEQAGVDDYIAEAKPEDKLEYIRKEQRAGRLIAMMGDGTNDAPALAQADIGIAMNSGTQAAKEAGNMVDLDSDPTKLIEVIEIGKQLLMTRGSLTTFSIANDVAKYFAIIPAMFVLAIPQLAALNIMGLATPQSAILSALIFNAIIIPLLIPIALKGVKYRPMGADSILRRNVFVYGLGGIITPFIGIKLIDMLLSITGLL; encoded by the coding sequence ATGAATAACCATACCAACGAAAGCGTAGCGTTAAAGTTTGAAAGGCGTAAAGCACGCAAAGCTTCGCTTTTCGAGAAGAGCCTGGTCAGAACCGCCGGGAAACAGGCCATCGCCATGTTGAAGCCTTGGATTATGGCCCGGAATCCTGTCATGTTCATTACCGAAGTCGGGGCCATCCTCACCACGATTGTTCTGATCAAAGACGTGGTTCAGGGGAGTTCCGGGACATTTTACACCCTTGCCGTGACCGTCATTCTCTGGCTGACCGTGCTCTTTGCCAATTTCGCCGAGGCCCTGGCCGAGGCACGGGGCAAGGCGCAGGCGAATACCCTGAAGCAAACCCGCAGCAAGACTCTGGCCCGTCGGCTGGTGAACGGCACCGACGAGCAAGTCAGCTCTGACGAACTCCGTGAAGGGGATGTCGTGTTGGTGGTCGCAGGTGAAATCATTCCAAGTGATGGCGAGGTGATCGAGGGTGCGGCATCCGTGGATGAATCCGCGATTACAGGAGAGTCCGCGCCCGTCGTTCGGGAGGCTGGTGGTGATCGTTCGGGCGTCACGGGAGGTACGCGCGTCCTTTCCGATCAAATCAAAATCCGTATTACAGCGGGCGCTGGTGAGTCGTTTCTCGACCGTATGATTGCTCTGGTCGAGGGGGCCGTACGGCAAAAGACGCCCAATGAGCTTGCCCTGACCGTAACCCTGGCAGGGCTTACCCTCGCCTTTCTCATGGTGACTGGGGCGCTTTGGCCGATTGGCCGCTATTTCGACGTGGATCTTCCCATCCCCACGTTAATCGCTCTCTTGGTCTGTCTGATCCCAACTACCATCGGGGCTCTTCTGGCCGCTATCGGACTTGCGGGCATGGACCGCGCCCTTTCGGCCAACGTGCTGGCAAAGAGCGGCAAAGCGGTGGAACTGGCGGGCGACATCGACACCTTGCTGCTGGATAAGACCGGCACCATCACCATGGGTGATCGTCAGGCTACCGAGTATCATCCATTGCCTGGGGTGACGAAGGAGCAATTAGCCGAAGCGGCCATGTGTGCGTCATTTGGAGATCAGACGCCCGAGGGCAAGTCCATTGTCCGTCTTGGAGAGGAGATTCTTGGACCTGGTGCGCCGGAGGAGGCACCGCAGGCCAAGCTCATCCCGTTTACCGCCCAAACACGATTGAGCGGTCTCGATTTTCCAGACGGCCGAAGTTTCCGAAAAGGGGCGTCCGATGCCGTTTGTGCCTACATCCGGGAGCAGAACACAATTATTCCAGAGGAAATCAAAGGACTTGTGGACGATGTCGCCCGTCAGGGAAGCACGCCTATTGTCGTGGCCGAAGGCAATAAAATGCTCGGCGTTGTCGCGTTATCGGATGTTCTTAAACCCGGCATTCGTGATCGATTTGAACGTCTGCGGGCCATGGGGCTGCGTGTGGTCATGGTGACGGGAGACAATCCCCTGACGGCAGCCGCCATCGCCGAACAGGCTGGTGTCGATGACTATATTGCGGAAGCCAAACCGGAAGACAAACTCGAATATATTCGCAAGGAACAACGGGCGGGAAGGTTGATCGCCATGATGGGTGACGGCACGAACGACGCGCCCGCGCTGGCGCAGGCGGATATCGGGATCGCCATGAACTCCGGCACACAGGCAGCCAAGGAAGCCGGAAACATGGTGGATCTGGATAGCGATCCGACCAAGCTGATCGAGGTTATCGAGATCGGAAAACAACTGCTCATGACCCGTGGGTCGCTCACCACCTTTTCCATCGCTAATGATGTTGCCAAGTACTTTGCCATTATCCCGGCTATGTTCGTGCTCGCTATCCCTCAGCTTGCGGCCTTGAATATCATGGGCCTTGCGACGCCGCAAAGCGCCATCCTCTCGGCGCTGATCTTCAATGCCATCATCATTCCCCTGCTGATCCCCATCGCTCTCAAGGGGGTTAAATATCGTCCTATGGGGGCGGACAGCATCTTGCGGCGCAACGTGTTCGTCTATGGTCTTGGCGGAATCATCACGCCTTTTATCGGAATCAAGCTTATCGATATGCTCCTGAGCATCACCGGATTACTGTAG
- a CDS encoding sigma-54-dependent transcriptional regulator, giving the protein MLHTLVVDDEANIRKTISYCLVADGHTVIAVSNPTDAIEEAGRRSFDIAFVDLKLGEEDGMALIPVLLTDSPWIKIVVITAHASIETAVEAMKKGATDYIAKPFTPDQVKFITRRIGKIRELETEIAVLKEDIQRIGPEDRLQSRNPGMQRVIETARKAAASEAIVLLQGESGTGKSVFARAIHHWSPRSGKPMAVVSCPAVPSELLESELFGHVKGAFTGAVRDNPGRISVCEGGTLFLDEIGDMALPVQAKLLRFIQDKEYERLGDSVSRKADVRIIAATNADLEQRVAEGRFREDLFYRLNVISLTVPPLRDRKEDILPIATDFLAYFCKANHKHLLGFTNEAEESLSTHAWPGNVRELRNAIERAVILGSAEKIGANDLPGNITPALSAPVIGDKVSLATIEELHIRRILASTTSLQEAADVLGIDQATLWRRRKTYGI; this is encoded by the coding sequence ATGCTGCATACGTTAGTTGTCGATGATGAAGCCAATATCCGCAAGACGATCTCCTATTGTTTAGTGGCAGATGGACATACGGTGATTGCGGTGAGCAATCCCACAGACGCCATTGAAGAAGCCGGAAGACGATCTTTTGATATTGCTTTCGTGGATCTGAAGCTTGGGGAAGAAGACGGCATGGCCCTGATACCGGTGTTACTGACGGATTCACCATGGATAAAAATTGTCGTCATAACGGCACACGCATCCATAGAGACCGCTGTTGAAGCGATGAAAAAGGGGGCCACCGATTACATAGCCAAACCCTTCACTCCGGACCAGGTAAAGTTTATCACGCGCAGAATAGGGAAAATTCGTGAGCTGGAAACAGAAATCGCCGTCCTTAAAGAGGATATACAGCGTATCGGACCGGAGGACAGGCTTCAAAGCAGAAACCCCGGTATGCAAAGGGTGATTGAGACGGCAAGAAAAGCTGCGGCATCTGAGGCAATTGTTTTGTTGCAGGGGGAAAGTGGAACTGGCAAATCGGTATTTGCCAGGGCGATCCATCATTGGAGTCCCAGGTCGGGAAAACCCATGGCTGTTGTCTCTTGCCCGGCGGTGCCGTCCGAACTGCTTGAAAGCGAATTGTTCGGGCATGTCAAAGGGGCCTTCACCGGAGCTGTGCGGGATAATCCGGGGAGGATCTCCGTCTGTGAGGGGGGCACCTTGTTCCTGGATGAAATCGGTGACATGGCGCTTCCAGTGCAGGCAAAGCTCCTTCGATTTATTCAGGACAAGGAATACGAACGACTTGGTGATTCCGTGTCCCGTAAGGCTGATGTGCGGATTATAGCCGCAACCAACGCAGACCTTGAACAGCGCGTGGCCGAAGGTCGATTCAGGGAGGATCTTTTCTACAGACTCAATGTCATCAGCCTGACTGTTCCACCCCTCCGGGACCGGAAGGAAGATATCCTGCCGATAGCAACTGATTTTCTCGCTTATTTCTGTAAAGCCAATCACAAACATTTGCTGGGTTTTACAAATGAGGCCGAAGAGTCACTATCAACCCATGCCTGGCCCGGCAATGTGAGAGAATTGCGCAATGCCATAGAACGGGCCGTGATTCTTGGAAGCGCAGAAAAGATTGGTGCAAACGATCTGCCTGGAAACATAACACCGGCCCTCAGTGCTCCCGTAATCGGAGACAAGGTTTCACTGGCTACCATAGAGGAGTTGCATATCAGGAGAATTTTGGCTTCGACCACCTCGTTACAGGAAGCGGCGGATGTTCTGGGCATCGATCAGGCCACGCTATGGCGCAGGAGAAAAACATACGGAATATAG
- the kdpA gene encoding potassium-transporting ATPase subunit KdpA: MTILYIFLILAGTALLSWPLAKVMTWAMDPGETMSSSRGLLERLILKAGGPLVARQQDWKRYVFSMLLFNAIMFVVVYTSLSLQQWLPLNPDGKGMLEPSLIFNTTASFTSNTNLQHYSGEVSLSYFSQIFGLMWLQFVSAATGIAALVALARGLAGKSNFGNFYSDLTRATFLVLLPIAAIAATVLTLGGVVMTLQGAAVATTLEGITQTIARGPAAAFVAIKQLGTNGGGFFGPNSTHPFENATFFTNIIESISIILIPMACVWMFGRITGRMRHALVVFAVMAALLTVKVGLANYFESAPTAALAGLPVETAGNLEGKELRFGTSAGPTWSVLTTATSNGSVDAMHDSLNPLTGLMPMIGMWFNVTFGGVGVGMINMFLYIIIGVFISGMMVGRTPEYFGRKVETREMKFALLAILIHPLFILGGTAVFAATTWGASTLNNPGFHGFSEILYEFSSAAANNGSGFEGLGDNTVPWNVATGTVMLLARFIPIILPLAIAGSLAAKKPAPETTGTLRTDTLLFGMVILGSVVFIGALLFLPVAVLGPIAEHLAAGL; the protein is encoded by the coding sequence ATGACCATACTCTACATATTTCTCATCCTCGCCGGGACCGCGCTTCTGTCGTGGCCACTGGCAAAAGTCATGACCTGGGCCATGGACCCCGGCGAAACAATGTCGTCCTCACGGGGGCTTCTCGAACGCTTGATACTAAAAGCAGGCGGCCCCCTTGTGGCCCGGCAACAGGATTGGAAGCGGTATGTTTTTTCCATGCTTCTGTTCAACGCAATCATGTTTGTCGTCGTATACACAAGCCTTTCGCTTCAGCAGTGGCTCCCGCTGAACCCGGATGGCAAGGGCATGCTGGAACCCAGCCTGATTTTCAACACCACTGCCTCGTTCACATCGAACACGAACCTTCAGCACTACTCGGGCGAGGTGTCGCTCAGCTACTTCTCTCAGATTTTTGGCCTGATGTGGCTGCAGTTCGTCTCCGCCGCCACGGGGATAGCAGCCCTTGTCGCTCTTGCGCGGGGGCTTGCGGGGAAGTCGAATTTCGGAAATTTCTACTCGGATCTGACGCGGGCTACTTTCCTTGTGCTGCTGCCGATAGCGGCCATCGCCGCGACGGTTCTGACCCTGGGTGGGGTCGTCATGACGCTGCAGGGAGCAGCCGTAGCGACAACCCTCGAAGGGATAACGCAAACCATCGCACGGGGACCGGCGGCGGCGTTCGTGGCAATCAAGCAGCTGGGCACCAACGGCGGCGGGTTCTTCGGACCCAATTCCACCCACCCTTTTGAAAATGCCACCTTTTTCACCAATATCATCGAAAGCATCTCCATCATACTGATCCCGATGGCCTGCGTCTGGATGTTTGGCCGCATTACCGGGCGCATGCGGCATGCGCTTGTGGTCTTCGCCGTCATGGCCGCATTGCTGACGGTCAAGGTTGGCCTGGCCAATTATTTCGAAAGTGCGCCCACCGCTGCTCTTGCCGGGCTACCAGTAGAAACCGCCGGAAATCTAGAAGGTAAGGAACTGCGGTTCGGAACCTCGGCCGGTCCGACGTGGAGCGTCCTGACAACGGCGACGAGCAATGGGTCGGTGGACGCCATGCATGACAGCCTCAACCCCCTCACCGGGCTCATGCCGATGATCGGCATGTGGTTCAACGTCACCTTCGGTGGTGTCGGCGTCGGTATGATCAACATGTTTCTGTACATTATTATCGGCGTCTTCATCAGCGGCATGATGGTGGGGCGAACGCCGGAGTATTTCGGTCGCAAGGTGGAAACCCGGGAGATGAAGTTCGCCCTGCTGGCGATTCTCATTCATCCATTATTTATTCTGGGAGGAACAGCGGTTTTCGCCGCCACCACCTGGGGTGCTTCGACATTGAACAACCCCGGCTTCCACGGATTTTCAGAAATCCTCTACGAGTTCAGTTCCGCAGCAGCCAACAACGGTTCAGGCTTCGAGGGTCTGGGAGACAACACCGTGCCCTGGAATGTGGCCACGGGCACGGTCATGCTCCTTGCCCGTTTTATCCCCATCATCCTGCCCTTGGCTATCGCCGGGTCGTTGGCAGCTAAGAAACCAGCGCCTGAAACCACGGGCACCTTGCGCACAGATACACTTCTGTTCGGCATGGTGATTCTGGGTAGCGTGGTTTTCATCGGGGCGCTCCTGTTCCTGCCGGTTGCCGTTCTTGGCCCGATAGCAGAGCATTTAGCGGCTGGACTTTGA
- a CDS encoding HAMP domain-containing histidine kinase: protein MIGIRQKIMIGFGGLLAIIAVVGTLTMVQLGELGKAIDIILQENYRSVVACQDMKESLERIDSGILYTLSGKTTEGNRLITDYTVSFREALGVELGNITLPHELEIAQQIEAQFEEYIKLISIVVAQERPLLERQTAYFSEIQPLFQRIKTLAQDILLMNQRNMVEANDAARAKADVARHVMLAAIIAAALLAILFSYLAHRWILHPIIRLIESANEIRGGNLDLVLENGAGDEIGRLSESFNEMAAALRLVRKEDRVNLLRTKRATEEVFKALPGGIAVLDLEGKVEISTETADQHFGLKSGVLVSDLGFDWLPPMVHKALADNEFAESDPKTIQQFIDNREYFFQPVAVPIPVGPERPDPTGVALILKDVTQVHEQQEMKRDVVSTVSHQLKTPLTSIRMSIHLLLEERIGSLNEKQIELLMAARDDSERLVGILSDLLDINRIESGKSSLVTESITPRALVRDALEPYFVDAKDKGVTVENAVSEDLPEVLADTGKIRHVFANLLSNALRFTDPGGSVTISAEQKQGQVVFRVEDTGKGIPEKELKHLFEKFYRAPGQDKESGVGLGLAIVKEIVCAHGGDVGVESVVGKGSIFQFTLPLRMDPAENTLTKPMED from the coding sequence ATGATTGGCATAAGACAAAAGATCATGATCGGGTTTGGCGGGTTGCTCGCCATCATTGCCGTTGTTGGCACACTGACGATGGTTCAACTCGGTGAGCTCGGCAAGGCCATCGACATCATTCTTCAAGAGAATTACCGCAGCGTGGTGGCTTGCCAGGACATGAAGGAATCTCTGGAGCGCATCGACAGTGGCATTTTGTACACCCTTTCCGGAAAAACCACCGAGGGAAACCGGCTGATTACGGACTATACCGTCAGCTTCCGCGAAGCCCTTGGTGTGGAATTAGGCAACATCACGCTGCCGCACGAGTTGGAAATAGCTCAACAAATAGAGGCGCAGTTCGAGGAATATATAAAGCTCATCTCCATAGTCGTCGCTCAGGAACGCCCCCTTCTTGAACGACAAACCGCCTACTTCTCCGAAATCCAACCGTTATTTCAGCGGATCAAAACGCTGGCTCAAGACATACTGCTCATGAATCAGAGGAATATGGTGGAGGCGAACGATGCCGCCAGGGCAAAAGCGGATGTCGCTCGCCACGTGATGCTGGCGGCCATCATTGCAGCGGCATTGCTGGCCATTCTGTTCAGCTATCTTGCGCACAGATGGATTTTGCATCCCATTATTCGTTTGATTGAATCCGCGAACGAAATCCGGGGCGGAAATCTGGATCTTGTCCTGGAAAATGGGGCAGGAGACGAGATCGGTCGGCTTTCGGAATCATTTAATGAAATGGCTGCCGCCCTGAGGCTGGTTCGCAAGGAGGATAGGGTCAATCTTTTGCGAACAAAACGCGCGACTGAGGAAGTATTCAAAGCCCTTCCCGGGGGCATTGCCGTTCTCGATTTGGAAGGGAAGGTGGAGATTTCGACTGAAACGGCGGACCAGCACTTTGGCCTTAAATCCGGCGTATTGGTGAGCGACCTCGGATTCGACTGGCTGCCTCCCATGGTTCACAAGGCTCTGGCTGACAATGAATTCGCCGAATCAGATCCCAAAACCATCCAGCAGTTCATTGATAACAGGGAATACTTCTTCCAGCCGGTGGCGGTCCCGATCCCTGTTGGTCCGGAACGCCCCGATCCGACCGGCGTGGCATTGATACTTAAAGACGTGACACAGGTTCATGAACAGCAGGAAATGAAGCGGGACGTTGTGTCCACTGTCTCTCATCAACTGAAGACACCGCTGACCTCCATCCGCATGTCCATTCACCTTTTGCTGGAGGAGCGTATCGGTTCCCTAAACGAAAAACAGATCGAGCTGCTGATGGCCGCTAGGGATGACAGCGAAAGGCTGGTGGGTATTCTCAGCGATTTGCTTGATATCAACCGTATCGAGTCCGGGAAATCGAGCCTGGTAACCGAATCCATCACGCCGAGAGCTTTAGTACGGGACGCGTTGGAGCCCTATTTCGTGGACGCCAAGGACAAGGGGGTAACGGTGGAAAACGCCGTATCAGAAGATTTGCCCGAGGTGCTGGCGGACACCGGGAAGATCCGACATGTATTCGCGAATCTCCTTTCCAACGCGCTTCGATTTACCGACCCGGGCGGTTCAGTGACCATCAGTGCTGAGCAAAAGCAGGGTCAGGTCGTGTTTCGCGTGGAAGACACCGGGAAAGGCATTCCGGAGAAGGAATTAAAGCACCTGTTTGAAAAATTTTATAGAGCGCCTGGTCAGGATAAGGAATCCGGCGTGGGATTGGGCCTGGCCATAGTTAAAGAAATCGTCTGTGCACATGGGGGAGATGTTGGCGTTGAAAGCGTTGTCGGCAAGGGGTCGATCTTTCAGTTCACGCTCCCCTTGCGCATGGACCCTGCGGAAAACACATTAACCAAACCCATGGAGGACTGA
- the kdpC gene encoding K(+)-transporting ATPase subunit C, protein MNTNNEAISTTRQILIAARMVLTTMVICCGVYTLLILGIGQIMVPYTANGSLLSNEQGEIIGSESIAQAFTRPEYIWPRPSAPDYDASATGGSNWSPTNPALRERAVKILGRMRVEEGNPLPADLVTASGSGMDPHITLKAAQYQMARVAEARGIPVSSVQSVLERHAEKKGGFLTNEPLVNVLLVNIALDKLEK, encoded by the coding sequence ATGAACACAAATAATGAAGCCATTAGCACGACGCGGCAAATTTTGATAGCGGCCCGAATGGTTTTGACGACCATGGTGATTTGCTGCGGAGTCTACACTCTGTTGATTCTGGGGATAGGCCAGATCATGGTGCCGTATACGGCCAATGGCTCCTTGCTCAGCAACGAACAAGGAGAAATTATCGGCAGCGAGTCGATTGCGCAGGCATTCACTCGTCCCGAATACATCTGGCCCAGACCTTCAGCCCCAGACTATGACGCCTCGGCTACGGGCGGTAGCAACTGGTCCCCGACCAACCCCGCACTTCGTGAAAGAGCAGTCAAGATTCTGGGCAGAATGAGGGTCGAGGAAGGAAATCCTCTGCCAGCCGACCTGGTGACCGCATCTGGCAGCGGAATGGACCCGCACATCACGCTTAAGGCGGCCCAATACCAGATGGCAAGAGTCGCTGAGGCAAGAGGGATACCCGTCAGTTCGGTTCAATCCGTTCTGGAAAGACATGCCGAAAAGAAGGGCGGATTTCTCACCAACGAACCCCTTGTGAATGTCCTGCTCGTGAATATCGCATTGGACAAGCTGGAAAAATGA
- a CDS encoding FAD:protein FMN transferase yields MKRSSVFIVFLLSSCLFVGCQRTGQIQIMSGFAQGTTWHVTVWDEEPLNTTKLKELVVKELERLDQLLSNYRNDSVIEQFNARKTTEPINVGAEIVNLIQNAESVSDASQGHYDLTIKPLYDLWGFSGDHLTPPEEQSMREVLSAIGYRKLHCFPPDCIGKAAPDVRVDLSSIAQGYSVGCISTLLENIGVENYIVEIGGELMTRGGKPDGSPWRIGIERPLPEGRFIQKVMTIERDAPLAVMTSGTYRHYFDEHGRRYSHILDASTGKPVDHQTVSVTVVNDNPTMADAWSTALLCLGADKGKDIAERAGIAALFITETDNGLAELTTSAWKTMKNVIVQ; encoded by the coding sequence ATGAAGCGGTCTTCTGTATTTATTGTTTTCCTATTGTCTTCTTGCTTGTTTGTCGGCTGTCAAAGAACCGGACAAATCCAGATTATGAGCGGATTCGCTCAAGGCACAACCTGGCACGTAACCGTGTGGGATGAAGAACCTCTGAATACTACCAAATTAAAAGAATTGGTTGTAAAGGAGTTAGAACGACTTGATCAATTGCTTTCAAATTATCGGAACGATTCTGTTATAGAACAGTTCAACGCACGAAAGACAACAGAACCCATAAACGTAGGCGCGGAAATCGTGAACCTGATACAGAACGCCGAATCGGTTAGTGATGCCAGTCAGGGACATTATGACTTGACCATCAAGCCTTTGTACGATTTGTGGGGTTTCAGTGGTGACCACCTAACACCGCCTGAAGAACAATCTATGCGTGAGGTTTTATCAGCGATTGGCTATCGGAAGCTTCATTGTTTTCCGCCGGACTGCATTGGCAAAGCTGCTCCAGACGTCAGAGTTGACCTGTCGTCCATAGCTCAGGGATACAGTGTCGGCTGTATTTCAACGCTTCTGGAGAACATCGGCGTAGAAAACTATATCGTAGAAATTGGTGGGGAACTGATGACGCGAGGGGGTAAGCCAGACGGCTCGCCATGGCGCATTGGCATCGAACGACCGCTGCCTGAAGGGCGATTCATCCAAAAGGTAATGACCATAGAGCGGGATGCTCCGCTTGCGGTGATGACCTCCGGCACCTATCGTCATTATTTCGACGAGCACGGTAGACGATACAGCCATATACTGGATGCCAGTACCGGTAAACCAGTTGACCACCAGACTGTATCGGTCACGGTGGTAAACGACAACCCGACCATGGCGGATGCCTGGTCTACCGCGCTGCTGTGTCTTGGGGCTGACAAAGGAAAGGATATTGCTGAAAGGGCCGGGATTGCCGCCCTATTTATCACGGAAACCGATAATGGGCTTGCAGAGCTGACAACATCAGCCTGGAAAACAATGAAGAATGTGATAGTTCAGTGA